From Rhododendron vialii isolate Sample 1 chromosome 10a, ASM3025357v1, the proteins below share one genomic window:
- the LOC131304119 gene encoding sexual development regulator velC-like has product MHGRESARDWEREREREREREREEEEDTSILHHRNTPLPCLPSAELIPSRAPSADPPTGAARPLTITTKLSSSSPPPPISTSHHRATHHQPAITATGAISTAVLTITTARAPNRRRLFPNPVLLDER; this is encoded by the exons ATGCACGGCAGAGAGAGTGCGAGagattgggagagagagagagagagagagagagagagagagagagaggaagaggaagacaCCTCCATCCTCCACCACCGGAATACTCCACTGCCGTGCTTACCCTCAGCCGAGCTCATTCCCAGCCGAGCTCCATCCGCCGATCCTCCAACCGGCGCCGCTCGTCctctcaccatcaccaccaagctctcatcatcatcaccaccaccaccgatcaGCACCTCCCACCACCGAGCAACCCATCACCAGCCGGCCATCACCGCCACTGGAGCCATCTCCACTGCCGTgctcaccatcaccaccgcccGAGCTCCGAACCGCCGCCGTCTCTTTCCAAACCCTGTTTTACTGGACGAAAG GTAG
- the LOC131304177 gene encoding probably inactive leucine-rich repeat receptor-like protein kinase At5g48380, which yields MMVFFMKKISVDTGALTVLMYTFIWLMLTSSFSYGLESDINCLKALKASLEDPFNYLSSWDFNNDTEGFICKFTGIDCWHPDESKVLNIRLSDMELKGEFPRGLQNCSALTGLDLSSNKFYGTIPSDFSAILPYVTTLDLSSNNFSGEIPKGMVNCTYLNVLKLDRNKLSGQIPLELVLLSRLKSFSAANNLLSGPVPSFNFSVAAENYANNAGLCGRPLTACQGASKKPHSGVLVGAAVGGVTIAALGVAIAMFFYMRRVSRKKKEDDPDGNRWAKSLKGAKAIKLSMFEKSVLKMRLSDLMKATNSFSKDYIIGTGRTGTVYKATLEDGTSLMVKRLQDTKHSEKEFASEMATLGNVKHRNLVPLLGFCVAKKERLLVYKFMPNGTLHDRLQLVNEGDKSLDWPLRLKIGIGAAKGFAWLHHSCNPRIIHRNVSSKCILLDADYEPKISDFGLARLMNPVDTHLSTFVNGEFGDLGYVAPEYAQTLLATPKGDVYSFGVVLLELVTGERPTFVAKAPESFKGNLVEWITQLSSNGKLQDSIDNTLTGKGYDGELFQFLKVACSCVIPAAKERPTMFEVYQLLRAIGERYHFSMDDDILMPSDNTGDADYLEELIVAREVIESH from the coding sequence ATGATGGTTTTCTTCATGAAGAAGATATCAGTCGATACCGGAGCTCTGACTGTTCTTATGTATACTTTTATCTGGTTGATGCTGACTAGTAGCTTCAGCTATGGTCTTGAGAGCGATATAAATTGCTTGAAGGCTCTGAAAGCTTCCTTGGAAGACCCCTTCAATTATTTAAGCTCATGGGATTTCAACAATGACACGGAGGGCTTCATCTGCAAATTCACTGGGATTGACTGCTGGCACCCCGATGAGAGCAAGGTCTTAAATATTCGACTTTCTGACATGGAGCTCAAGGGTGAATTTCCACGCGGCCTTCAAAATTGTTCAGCCCTCACAGGCCTAGACCTCTCCAGCAACAAGTTCTATGGAACTATTCCATCGGACTTCTCAGCAATACTCCCATATGTGACGACTCTTGATCTCTCCTCCAACAATTTTTCGGGTGAGATCCCTAAGGGCATGGTGAATTGTACTTATCTTAATGTCCTTAAACTCGACAGAAATAAGTTGAGTGGTCAAATTCCTTTGGAGCTTGTCCTCCTTAGTCGGCTCAAGTCATTCAGTGCAGCAAACAATCTTTTGAGCGGACCAGTTCCCAGCTTCAACTTTTCTGTTGCCGCTGAGAACTACGCGAATAATGCAGGTCTATGTGGTAGGCCCTTAACCGCTTGCCAGGGTGCGTCGAAGAAACCTCACTCTGGAGTCCTTGTGGGAGCCGCTGTTGGTGGGGTCACTATTGCGGCATTAGGTGTGGCTATTGCTATGTTCTTCTATATGCGCAGGGTGTctagaaagaagaaggaagatgaCCCTGATGGAAATAGATGGGCAAAGAGTCTAAAGGGAGCCAAAGCCATTAAGCTTTCCATGTTTGAGAAGTCGGTTTTGAAAATGAGGCTAAGTGATCTAATGAAGGCCACTAACAGCTTCAGCAAAGACTACATTATTGGGACAGGAAGAACAGGAACTGTGTACAAGGCAACGCTTGAAGATGGGACGTCACTCATGGTGAAGAGGTTGCAGGATACAAAGCACTCTGAGAAAGAATTTGCATCCGAAATGGCCACTCTAGGAAACGTGAAGCACCGTAACCTGGTTCCCCTGTTAGGCTTTTGTGTGGCTAAGAAGGAGAGGCTTTTGGTTTATAAGTTCATGCCAAATGGTACCCTCCATGATCGGCTACAGCTTGTGAACGAAGGCGACAAATCATTGGACTGGCCTTTGAGGCTCAAAATTGGGATAGGGGCAGCCAAAGGGTTTGCTTGGCTTCATCATAGTTGTAATCCCCGTATAATTCATCGAAATGTAAGTTCCAAATGCATTCTATTGGATGCGGATTATGAGCCCAAGATATCTGATTTCGGACTTGCTAGGCTCATGAACCCAGTTGACACTCACTTGAGTACTTTCGTAAATGGGGAGTTCGGTGATTTGGGTTATGTGGCTCCTGAGTATGCACAAACTCTTTTGGCCACTCCAAAAGGTGATGTTTACAGCTTTGGGGTTGTGCTTCTTGAACTGGTGACTGGTGAGAGGCCTACATTTGTGGCCAAAGCCCCAGAAAGCTTCAAGGGAAACTTAGTGGAATGGATTACACAACTTTCCAGCAACGGTAAGCTTCAAGATTCCATCGATAATACTTTGACCGGAAAGGGTTACGATGGTGAGCTTTTCCAGTTTCTTAAAGTTGCATGTAGCTGTGTAATTCCGGCTGCCAAGGAGAGGCCAACTATGTTTGAGGTGTACCAGCTTCTTAGAGCTATAGGTGAGCGGTACCATTTCTCAATGGATGACGATATTTTGATGCCATCAGACAACACTGGTGATGCTGATTATCTAGAAGAGCTTATTGTTGCCCGAGAAGTAATAGAGAGCCATTAG